The Manihot esculenta cultivar AM560-2 chromosome 17, M.esculenta_v8, whole genome shotgun sequence genome contains the following window.
ccaaactgacgcagaagaatcagaggttcgtgtggtcggaccaatgtgaagagagctttaacgagttaaagagaagattaacttcagcaccggtgttagctctgcctgtcagtaatgaggacttcacagtgttttgtgatgcgtccagagtgggactggattgtgttttgatgcagaatgatagggtgattgcttatgcttctagacaactgaagaagcacgagttgaattaccccacccatgacctagaaatggcagcagttatttttgcactcaagatgtggaggcattatctttatggggttaaatgtgagatcttcacagatcataagagtttacagtacatcttgagtcagaaagagctgaatttaAGGCAaaaaagatgggtagaactgctcagtgactatgattgcacgattcagtatcattcgggtaaggcgaatgttgtggcagacgccctaagccggaaatcacttggcagtttatcccacatagcagcagagagaagaccagtggtgatggagttttataagctcatcgacgaagggctacagctagagttgtctggtagaggtgcgttgatagcacagatgcgagtgacaccagtgtttctggagcaggtggcgcagaaacagcatgaggaccctgagttcgttaaaattgccaggactgttcagtcaggcaatattgcagagttcagattcgacagtaaagggatcctccgctatggaaatcgcctatgtgtaccagatgacatcagtctgaagggagacattacgagggaagctcataatgcaaggtgcagtgttcaccctggagccaccaagatgtatcaggatctaaaaagggtgtattggtggccagctatgaagaaagaagtggcacagtttgtgtccgcctatgaggtttgccagagggtgaaactggaacatcagaagccggctggaatgcttaatccactgccgattccagagtggaaatgggagaatatagctatggattttgtagtgggcttaccggcagtgtccaacatgttagactccatatgggtaattgtggatagactcacgaaatttgctcatttcatccctgtgaGGAGTacttattctgtggacaagttagcacaggtttatttggaggagatagtaaggttgcatggagttctaatgtctatagtgtcagacagagaacctcagttcacctccagattttggcggagtctgcagagtgctatgggcacaaggttggagtttagcactgctttccttccacagactgatggacagtcaaagaggaccatccagaccatagaggatatgctcagaatgtgtgtgttagactttggcggttcttggaggcagcatctacctttggtggagtttgcctacaataacagccatcatgctagcatagggatggccccttatgaagctttgtatggaaggaagtgcagatcacctgtttgctgggaagaagtaggagaggcggctcttgcagggctggagttagttgagatcaccagcagagtagtgcccatgatcagagagagaatcaggacTGCTcaaagcagacagaaaagctatgcagatgtccgtaggAAGCAATTAGCGTTTCAGGAGGGTGATATGgtcttgctgaaggtgtctccaatgaaaggagtggttcagtttgggaaaaagggtaagctagccccacgatacattggaccctttgagatcttgcagaagatcgagaatgtgtcgtacaagctggatttacctgcttctatggagagaattcacccggttttccatgtttctatgctccgaaagttcgtgtcagatccgagtaagattcttagtgagcttgatgtagagatccttggagatctcacttatatagagcagccagtacggattctagacacgcagatcagaaagctaaggaacaaggaaattccaatggtgaaagttctttggaaccaccacaatctagaagagtgcacctgggagacacgggagtctatgcttcagcaatatccatatctgttttaaggttagtttccttctttttatgtgtttcattgtttgtggaacattcggggacgaatgttcttaaggggggaagaatgtaatacccggctagagtccggcatcggcattctactttccggtggaatctcagatgtcggaatcctctagaaggggaaGATTTATGTGCTTGTAACGAATttgagtatgttttaatgttttaagtacaaAAGGAAGtgagtgtttgaaagaaaagagccaaggaagaaatgcaaggttcggccgccgaaggtgagtttcggccgccaaacatgcatgagttttggtttcacgttaggccgccgaaggtggtctggccagccacctataaaaggccctaggtcggtgaatggataagattatctttccattcacagacagaggtgagaccatgctcttccttgggtgattttcatgttttcttcaaatcttgcaaagttttgatgggttttatgttgttttgaagcttttgagcaaattaaccaaaagttttgaagttggagactttgagggagagtttctccatatctccatgtTGGGAtcatttatcttcttgtttgtaagaggtaagtgaagatcctgaactgcttttcatgttttatgaaggtttgttgaaggttttgggtagagatgcatgtttagggtaagttgaggttttggttgatttgtggtcaaagcatgcttatgggtttagttgtgttgtttgttggggttttaagttagttttggacccctttgtgcctatacttgagtatatgcaggttgggactttgttggttgcatgtttaaGTGAAGTTTGGGttggtttgcatgaagcagaacacgtttttgccttactggagaatctaGTTTCGGCCatcgaaagaaggttcggctgccgaacatgcaaggaggtggtttcggctgccgaagcttgcccaagcttgcccccgaaagtttggactttcggctctagaggagggtttcggccgccgaaggttagggactttcgtctctggagaggactttcggcagctgaagtgccgccgaaagtgcttgaggttcggctctggaagggactttcggccgccaaacctgccgccgaaagtgccctgtccagccttcttttgcatttttttcttgattctttgaggatgttttaggggggttttggggagttttctagagttgttcttgagttagtttgggccctcatttgagtccatctgtgtagcaacggaccagaggaaccaaagaggtcagtagtgagcactgcttcagagtagtCAGAGTTAGCTTAGAGTTAGcttagagtcagccagaggtgagtggaactaaacttaatgttttcaattgagaaattaaatgcttttagcatgttccatgtatcatgatatgtaataagtTGAGTGTACTAGTATACACTAATGTGATACATTATGCTTTGCTTGTACGGATCAGACATagtttggattcattagccctccaagtaaagtcctgaggagccctgagagggccgggcacagagcaccatagggtgcggataaagtcctgaggagctcctttgcgggccgggcacagtacagagggatttttgaatctgtccgtctgaaatgggtgatttacttgtgatgtgatgcattccatgtgagcatgttttagtACCATATtttatctgttctactcactgggctagtatagctcatccctctcctttaaccccagtcttgcaggatccgagtcagagggaagtcagcagggtacaggaagagtaaagaaagagttttgtaatagtctagtgtggacatgtaatattgtaaagaacAGTGTAaagtagtgtgcttgacccatgttgtaaatcctttttgtatacatggtctatttatgtgctgtgaatgtttttatcagtatgtgaaaaaccaggcttaacagagtatgagtgaacccgtctagagcaagctctagtaaggggttttatagtacagagatagtgcatgcacaggttgagtcttGGTTCAAAGcaccagttttatgtttttacagaaaatgtatgatcatgtatgggattttacagatactcagagagtatagcaggcttgctacgggtcccggcgacctgaagtcgacctggatcctagcgccggtagcagtccgattttcgggtcgttacatagaggatattgaacaatcaagatagaatttgtccctctctttgagagagatatcttctgagcccctcgataagtgagactgagaaatgcatggccgtgctcaaatgaattgatagtgtgatcaatattatttggatttatcagtctacttagagatcgagaaatcataagtttgaacattattagtttgacattgaccatgacttatattcaaactagagaccgtgtgacaaagggattaatacatgttctatttaataggatttatcggactatcgatcctcatattaattgggtagtcataatgccttgctagaggccacttatgatttatgggccctATGGGACTAGGCCTATTTCCAATTAATATGAACCTATTGGGTCATGTACAAAAggacgttgttgatgtgctatatcatattaatgggctaaaagctcattagtataattaataataataataatgttattattattaatattaattattattatgagataataatatttaaaaggatctACAGTCTATATGTaattgttacagataaaggactctatcacataagatatttgagtatctgcgagatcgtgatagtgggttctgaaaacaactcttttacgaaaagaattgtgggaaaataaaagattaaaaaacatataaaacctCTTCTGCGAAGTGGAAGAAAAgggtttttttgtttttagagaAATCTTTTCTAGTTGCAAATTGGGAGCACATAGATTATCCATCtcaagagagctagcactctagaaggataatagacattcgtgtggataccattgagggtattcatttgaaaaagcagcaccatcagtccggcattgtatcttcttgatgagattaacaggttagtctcatatccttcctttgaaataaacgaagcactcagattctgggaaggaaatcagagatttttatttttccactgcgcaatttgggttgcaataatatCTGGATTTCCTAACAGCAACCTCCagggtttgttgctcagggggagtcaggctTAGTATGTCATCTTCGGTGCTCTTTGTATCAGTTTCCAAGAGCATGGTTTGGACGATTTAGCACTGTAgttcaacagtttggaatgtctCGAAGTAATTCTGATCGTTCCGTATTTTTTCGTTATAATGGTGATAGATGCATCTACTTggtggtctatgttgatgatattatcaTTACAGGAAATGATCATGATGGAATCTCTCAGCTTAAGCAACATTTATTCAGTCATTTTCAAACTAAAGATTTGGGAAAactgaaatatttcttgggaattgaAGTGGTACAATCTAAAATAGGTATTACAATTTCTCAACGAAAATATGCTTTGGATATATTGGAAGAAACAGGCATGTTAGACTGTAGACATGTGGACACTCCTATGGATCCAAATGTTAAGCTTGTTCCTAAACAGTGGGAGCCACTTAAAGATCCTGCTAGATACAGAAGATTAGTCGGCAAACTCAACTATCTCACTATCACACGACCAGATATTTCCTTTGTTGTAAGTATGgttagtcaatttcttcaaactCCATACAGTAGTCATTGGGATGTAGTCATtcgcattcttagatatatcAAAGGAGTTCCAGGACATGGTCTACTCTATGAGGACAAGGGTCACTCATAAATTGTTGGCTATTCTAATGCAGATTGGCAGGTTCCCCTTCAGAtagacgatctacttcaggatattATATTATGATTGGAGGGAATCTCATATCCTTGGAAAGTAAAAAACAGAGCGTGGTTGCAAgatcaagtgcagaagcaaaatatTGAGCTATGGCTTTAGCAACATGCGAACTCATCTGGTTGAAGCAACTCCTTCAGGAATTGAAATATAGTGATACTGGCCAAATGAAGTTGATATGTGATAATCAAGTTGCCCTCCATATTGCATCAAATCCAGTTTTTCATGAGAGGACGAAGCATATAGAGGTGGATTGCCAGTTTATTAGGCAAAAGATTGATTCCGGATGCATTTCTACTAGCTTTGTCAACTCAAATGATCAGCTAGCTGATGTTTTCACAAAATCACTTCGAGGACCACAAATCGAGTATATTTGTAAAAAGCTTGGAGCATATGATATGTACGCTCcagcttgagggggagtgttgagattatttctgtaaatagcctagatttgtagtgataattagggatatgattgtgtgatatgattgggatatgattaggctataattagggaattaatttattgtCTTACCTAGTGTGTACccttgtaagtagtatatatataccccaattagtttgaggggaataatcaagtattttctctcaaatcttctactctctttttcttcttttcatcaaagtttcagaatcaaataaataaataaaactcaatTAAAGCAATAACAAAAGAATTaactaaaaatagataaaaactaataaaaacctacatgaaaattaatgaaatgaatGCAAATGTTACCCTTAATCACTATAGAATGTGACTATATCAAAGAGtgaagaaacttctaatctaaCAAGGACTTAAAAAGGTGTTGAAAGAAAAGCCTAAAGGAATGTATAATGTAGACTAGGAAGTGCTTGAAAAGAGATGTGGCAAATACTATACGACTTTGCATTACAACAAATAACATTGTGAATAttgttattttgttttttataaagggaaattttattaataatctaaGAAAAACTTAGCATGATAAtagtaaaaaactaaatttgaaCCAACCTTATTCAAACTATCCTAGACATTATCATTCTAAAATATAAAACCTAGAGAATCTCAATACAAAACAAAAGAGAAAACCAAAAGAGCCAATTTGGAAACAAAAAGTCCAAAGAAGAATGAAAGTTCTCATCCAAAGACACATACCATACATCTGAAAAATAAACCAACCAACAAAACACATTAACAAAAACTTAAAGACTTAAAATTGTAACCAAACATTCTCTTTTCTAAGGAGAACTTACATAGCCAAAGCAATCACTTTCTGAATCCCTTCCTTTAGAGTGTGTTGAATGAAAAAGGCAGGAAGAAGCTTGGACAAATTTGTGCATTGAAGCAAGCTTCCAAGGAAAAAGAGGTAGGTAAAACCTATGGGATAACTATCTAAGAGTTGGATTCTACCATAATCTCATGCTTTGCCCTCCAAACATCTTGCCTAGTTGCAAAAAAATTTAGAGCTTTTGGATATTTAGGAAAAGATATAAAAGCTTCATATGCCTAAAATCCTATTCAATAGGTTGCATATAAAGTAGAAATTGCACAACTTGAGTATCGCGGAGGTGTTGggatttaatctaattaaacgCAATAGAAgaacaagaaaaataaaaaaattttccaacaaaaatcacatttaaatgaataaatcaataaagtgtagagaaaataaataccTTATTTTTTCTTATCGCAAACTACAAACCGTCCAAGCATACGGCCTCTAAAGATATCCACATAGAATGACAATCAAAACACTCTAGAACTACTATAAGGGAAGAGAAGCAGAAAAGTGTAGATTGCTAGGTCTCCACCTTTTCTGAGAAATTTTGACAACTAACTTAGAGAGACATACAAGCTCTCATAAGATAACCTTTTTTTACTAAAATGCTAGAGTTTCAGTATaaccattttatttatttatttaaccaattaaataaataaattataattatgatcCAAAACTTTAATAAATATGCCAcataaattttaagataatttcAATTAAGTCCTTAATTTattaagttaaaattataatccttacaaattacaattttatcccTAATATCATAAAACTTATATGCAATCAAGTTCTACTTGATTTGACTTCTCATTTTACTTTCTCATgctattttttatttgtgtGATCTATTATGTTCCAAATATGCTggcaaaaaatataattaactagttaattaatttgaaggtcAAAAACAC
Protein-coding sequences here:
- the LOC122722224 gene encoding uncharacterized mitochondrial protein AtMg00810-like, whose translation is MSRSNSDRSVFFRYNGDRCIYLVVYVDDIIITGNDHDGISQLKQHLFSHFQTKDLGKLKYFLGIEVVQSKIGITISQRKYALDILEETGMLDCRHVDTPMDPNVKLVPKQWEPLKDPARYRRLVGKLNYLTITRPDISFVVSMVSQFLQTPYSSHWDVVIRILRYIKGVPGHGLLYEDKGHS